One Brachyhypopomus gauderio isolate BG-103 chromosome 15, BGAUD_0.2, whole genome shotgun sequence genomic region harbors:
- the eif3s6ip gene encoding eukaryotic translation initiation factor 3 subunit L has translation MSYPAEDEEYDPYSYPNDYDLHTGDPKADLAYERQYEHQQTYHVIPEVIKNFLQYFHKTISDLIDQKVYELQANRVSSESIEQKIYEIQDVYENSWNKLTERFFKTSPWPEAEAIASLVGNDAVFLILYKELYYRHIYAKVSGGPTLEQRFESYYNYCNLFNYILNADGPAPLELPNQWLWDIIDEFIYQFQSFSQYRCKTAKKSEEEIEFLRSNPKIWNVHSVLNVLHSLVDKSNINRQLEVYTSGGDPESVAGEYGRHSLYKMLGYFSLVGLLRLHSLLGDYYQAIKVLENIELNKKSMYSRVPECQISTYYYVGFAYLMMRRYQDAIRVFANILLYIQRTRNMFQRSTYKYEMINKQNEQMHGLLAIALTMYPMRIDESIHTQLREKYGDKMLRMQKGDLQVFEELFSFACPKFLSPVVPNYDNVHPNYHKEPFQQQLKVFAEEVQQQAQLSTIRSFLKLYTTMPVAKLAGFLDMSEQEFRIQLLVFKHKMKNLVWTSGISALDGEFQSASEVDFYIDKDMIHIADTKVARRYGDFFIRQIHKFEELNRTLKKMSTPTTTGSSSSAPRAT, from the exons ATGTCTTACCCCGCCGAGGACGAGGAG TATGATCCTTACAGCTACCCCAACGACTATGATCTCCACACGG GTGATCCTAAAGCAGATCTGGCCTATGAGCGCCAGTACGAGCACCAGCAAACCTATCACGTGATCCCTGAAGTGATAAAGAATTTCCTCCAGTATTTCCATAAGACCATCTCGGACCTGATCGACCAGAAGGTTTACGAGCTGCAGGCCAACCGCGTCTCCAGTGAGAGCATCGAACAGAAGATCTACGAAATACAGGACGTCTATGAAAACAG CTGGAACAAACTGACTGAGCGCTTCTTCAAGACGTCTCCGTGGCCAGAAGCTGAAGCCATCGCCTCATTGGTGGGAAATG ATGCGGTTTTCTTGATCCTGTACAAGGAGCTCTATTACCGCCACATATACGCCAAAGTCAGC gGAGGACCAACACTGGAGCAGAGATTTGAATCCTATTACAATTACTGCAACCTCTTCAACTACATTCTCA ATGCTGACGGCCCTGCACCTCTGGAGCTTCCCAACCAGTGGCTGTGGGACATCATCGATGAGTTCATTTACCAG TTCCAGTCGTTTAGTCAGTACCGCTGCAAGACGGCCAAGAAGTCTGAGGAGGAGATCGAGTTCCTGAGGAGCAACCCAAAGATCTGGAACGTCCACAGCGTCCTGAACGTGCTGCACTCCCTGGTGGACAAGAGCAACATCAACCGACAACTGGAGGTTTACACCAGCGgag gcgACCCTGAGAGCGTGGCTGGGGAGTATGGCCGTCACTCTCTGTATAAGATGCTGGGGTACTTCAGCCTGGTGGGCCTGCTGAGGTTACACTCTCTGCTGGGAGACTACTACCAGGCCATCAAAGTCCTGGAGAACATCGAACTCAACAAGAAG agcatGTATTCTCGTGTGCCAGAGTGTCAGATTTCCACTTACTACTACGTGGGCTTTGCCTACCTGATGATGCGCCGTTACCAGGACGCCATCCGCGTCTTCGCCAACATCCTTCTCTACATCCAGAGGACCAGGAACATGTTCCAGAGGTCCACCTACAAATACGAGATG ATTAATAAGCAGAATGAACAGATGCACGGTCTGTTGGCCATCGCCCTCACCATGTACCCCATGCGCATCGACGAGAGCATCCACACCCAGCTCCGCGAGAAATACGGAGACAAGATGCTGCGTATGCAGAaggg AGACCTCCAGGTGTTTGAGGAGCTGTTCAGTTTCGCCTGCCCCAAGTTCCTGTCCCCCGTGGTGCCGAACTACGACAACGTGCACCCCAACTACCACAAGGAGCCCTTCCAACAGCAGCTGAAGGTGTTCGCAGAGGAGGTGCAGCAGCAGGCCCAGCTCTCCACCATCcgcag CTTCCTGAAGCTCTACACCACCATGCCCGTGGCCAAGCTGGCCGGCTTCCTGGACATGTCTGAGCAGGAGTTCCGCATCCAGCTCCTCGTCTTCAAGCACAAGatgaagaacctggtgtggaccaGCGGCATCTCGGCCCTGGACGGAGAGTTCCAGTCTGCCTCCGAGGTGGACTTCTACATcgacaag GACATGATCCACATTGCAGACACCAAGGTGGCCCGTCGCTATGGAGACTTCTTTATCCGACAGATCCACAAATTTGAGGAG CTCAACCGAACCCTGAAGAAGATGTCCACCCCGACCACAACTGGTTCCAGCAGCAGTGCACCAAGAGCCACATAG